One genomic window of Misgurnus anguillicaudatus chromosome 12, ASM2758022v2, whole genome shotgun sequence includes the following:
- the vps36 gene encoding vacuolar protein-sorting-associated protein 36, whose protein sequence is MDRFSWSNGLLEMNETLVIQQRGVRLYDGEDKAKLDVGIVLLSTHRLLWRDQKNNECCMCIPLSQVIFFEEQAAGIGKSAKIVIHLHPTPENKEPGPYQLSKYSYIKLSFKEHGQIEFYRRLTEELTQKRWENTPVSQPIPTGTGPKAGKTRAVGIVGIERKLEEKRKETDKNISEAFEDLSKLMEKAKEMVELSKSIANKIKDKQGDITEDETIRFKSYLLSMGIANPVTRETHGSGTQYHIQLAKQLGDMLQAPLEERGGMMALTEVYCLVNRARGMELLSPEDLVNACKMFESLKLPLRLRIFDSGVMVVQLQSHSEEEMIASALDNVTDKGSLTAEEFAKLLGLSVLLAKERLLLAEKIGHLCRDDSVEGLRFYPNLF, encoded by the exons ATGGACCGATTTTCTTGGTCAAATGGACTTCTTGAGATGAACGAAACGTTAGTAATTCAGCAAAGAGGAGTGCGACTATACGATGGGGAAGACAAG GCTAAACTTGATGTGGGAATTGTTCTTCTCAGTACACATCGCTTGCTTTGGAGAGACCAAAAGAACAAT GAATGCTGTATGTGCATACCTTTGTCACAGGTTATATTCTTTGAAGAGCAAGCAGCAGGCATTGGTAAAAG TGCCAAAATTGTCATCCACCTGCATCCGACCCCCGAAAATAAGGAGCCAGGCCCATACCAGCTGAGCAAGTATTCTTATATAAAGCTGTCTTTCAAGGAACATGGGCAGATTGAG TTTTACAGACGTCTAACAGAGGAGTTGACTCAGAAACGATGGGAGAATACACCTGTATCACAGCCTATACCCACAGGAACAGGACCCAAG GCAGGAAAGACACGCGCTGTTGGAATTGTGGGTATTGAACGGAAGCTGGAGGAGAAGAGAAAAGAGACGGATAAAAATATTTCAGAG GCCTTTGAAGATCTCAGCAAACTCATGGAAAAG GCCAAAGAGATGGTGGAGCTCTCCAAATCCATTGCCAATAAAATCAAAGACAAACAGGGTGACATCACAGAAGATGAG ACTATCCGCTTCAAGTCATATTTGCTAAGTATGGGCATAGCCAACCCAGTGACCAGAGAAACACACGGTTCAGGCACACAGTACCACATTCAGCTCGCAAAACAGCTCGGGGACATGCTGCAAGCGCCACTGGAG GAGCGTGGAGGTATGATGGCGCTTACTGAGGTGTACTGTCTGGTGAACAGAGCCCGAGGGATGGAG CTTCTCTCTCCAGAGGACTTGGTCAATGCCTGCAAGATGTTTGAATCACTTAAGCTCCCTCTGCG GTTGCGAATATTCGACAGCGGGGTGATGGTGGTTCAGCTTCAATCCCACAGTGAGGAGGAGATGATTGCCTCAGCTCTAGATAAT GTGACTGATAAGGGCTCCCTTACAGCCGAAGAGTTTGCCAAGTTGTTAGGACTCTCAGTTCTTCTTGCTAAAGAGCG GTTGTTATTAGCGGAAAAAATTGGTCACTTATGCCGCGACGATTCAGTGGAAGGTCTGCGTTTTTACCCAAACCTGTTCTGA
- the thsd1 gene encoding thrombospondin type-1 domain-containing protein 1, translating into MTQGFPTVTPFLLLFLIGFAMADIQLWPSMHIALSNASVFVNYSADGNSTGYKLTLTLIDIDKHVTVFTRPLPVDQSEGSLEFDCSFFLFAGNFRFRLEQKHDQAVSNQSAIWRWSPVLRVHWPTFHLTVERANNNQSSNGFRIGVHTNDNFHPCPNGKASSLDLDVSYLEQVQIGRNTIDKVQNRIRHNIKLVRSQHVEMVCASSLTEHGFIQISIKSPHTQQDITSSGPLYLSSIFSYKLLVDDIYKSGCVETVSVRRIAPPCMVTNGKVLLYKEDGKEKPASTHLAFNFLTQVENETEFNCSLFDVGKNKYCFNFTLVYSQAPSLAQTCVVVQRHTTMWGPWQPWSGCSVTCGEGVRERVRECLLPSGGGMRCTGMVREQSHCWLEGCIEEIPPPSLTPPPDVSSTLAGNLVVVAGITLCLAVILATIFITLWRKLCRAPKCSSMRRGSTHSPSGRKNSDEASIFGHSLQRPSFSDSLQATSPQKGLTLPAKQEPLDRGVLARQQSMSLPLPQDPERMSPSGQKIVPPIFGYRLAQQQLKEMKKKGLKEATQVYHVSQSPVDDTMLEATPSSHTGLTPVPKEVDSPEEASSSHFRIKSPFLEPTWPPKNTGALLDRHKVDMLLGPPKSAFSASARRLERTADWVEMVERSRVNYPKNPNFRRTSSFHDNNQHLPPSRPFRERSMTQVTPRQLPDGSCRNRTWEHTLPELEVWSCPNPKITDRSVDQRRRPWVDTVSSQSNCKGNTLVVPNSAPVTPTKEPLVDRHRIARSPSSPMDRAERAEQNWNKRGPSPIQRNILARKLKEANSSSCQRQRSSTFSTSEQRRGRCRSLPLSADFSNSPYILTESEQRMMDISGYLGEEDGVEILNVHKLT; encoded by the exons ATGACACAGGGCTTTCCTACAGTGACCCCATTTCTGCTTCTCTTCCTGATAGGATTTG CAATGGCTGATATCCAGCTCTGGCCATCAATGCACATTGCTTTGAGCAATGCCAGCGTGTTTGTGAATTACAGTGCTGACGGCAACTCCACCGGCTACAAATTGACCCTGACGCTGATTGACATCGACAAACATGTTACAGTATTCACCAGACCACTTcctgttgaccaatcagaagggTCACTGGAGTTCGACTGCTCCTTCTTCCTGTTTGCAGGTAATTTCAGATTCAGACTGGAGCAGAAACACGACCAGGCTGTGTCTAACCAGAGCGCCATCTGGCGGTGGAGCCCGGTTCTCCGTGTGCACTGGCCAACCTTTCACCTGACTGTTGAACGTGCCAACAACAACCAAAGCTCTAATGGCTTTAGGATTGGCGTGCACACCAATGACAACTTCCACCCTTGTCCCAATGGAAAAGCCTCATCTCTCGACCTTGATGTCAGCTACCTGGAGCAAGTCCAGATAGGCAGGAACACCATTGACAAGGTGCAAAACCGAATAAGACACAACATTAAATTGGTCAGGTCTCAGCATGTTGAGATGGTTTGTGCTTCCTCTTTGACAGAACATGGATTTATTCAGATTTCCATAAAGTCCCCACATACTCAACAAGACATCACATCCTCCGGTCCATTGTACCTGTCAAgcatcttttcctacaagcttcTCGTGGATGACATCTACAAAAGCGGTTGCGTTGAAACCGTATCTGTCCGTCGAATTGCTCCTCCTTGTATGGTTACTAATGGAAAAGTTCTACTGTATAAGGAAGATGGGAAAGAGAAGCCCGCTTCCACTCATCTGGCCTTCAACTTCCTTACTCAAGTGGAGAACGAGACTGAATTTAACTGCTCTCTCTTTGATGTCGGCAAGAATAAATACTGCTTCAATTTCACGCTGGTCTACAGTCAAGCTCCCAGTTTAGCACAAACCTGTGTGGTTGTGCAACGGCATACAA CAATGTGGGGTCCTTGGCAGCCATGGAGTGGTTGCAGTGTGACGTGTGGGGAAGGAGTTCGAGAGCGTGTTCGTGAATGTCTGCTGCCATCTGGAGGTGGGATGCGATGCACTGGCATGGTTAGGGAGCAGTCGCACTGTTGGCTAGAGGGCTGCATTG AGGAGATTCCACCTCCATCCCTCACTCCTCCACCGGATGTGAGTTCCACCCTTGCTGGGAATCTAGTAGTAGTGGCTGGGATCACCTTGTGCCTGGCTGTGATCCTGGCCACCATCTTTATCACGTTGTGGAGAAAACTCTGCCGTGCTCCCAAGTGCAGCTCCATGCGGCGTGGTTCCACGCACTCTCCAAGTGGCCGGAAGAACTCTGATGAAGCTTCGATCTTTGGTCACAGCCTGCAAAGACCCAGTTTTTCTGACAGTTTGCAAGCAACTTCCCCGCAGAAGGGGCTTACCTTGCCTGCAAAACAGGAGCCGTTAGACCGAGGTGTGTTGGCTCGTCAGCAAAGCATGTCTCTTCCCCTTCCTCAAGACCCTGAGAGGATGTCCCCTTCTGGCCAAAAGATCGTTCCGCCTATTTTTGGATACCGCTTGGCTCAACAGCAGCTGAAGGAGATGAAGAAGAAGGGGTTGAAAGAGGCCACTCAAGTCTACCATGTGTCCCAGAGTCCTGTTGATGATACCATGCTGGAGGCCACACCTTCAAGCCATACCGGTTTAACTCCAGTGCCTAAGGAAGTCGACAGCCCGGAGGAAGCCAGCAGCAGTCACTTCCGAATAAAGTCTCCTTTTCTTGAACCGACATGGCCTCCGAAAAACACAGGAGCTCTGTTGGATAGACACAAAGTAGACATGTTGCTGGGTCCACCAAAGTCTGCGTTCAGTGCCAGTGCCCGTCGTCTTGAGCGCACGGCAGATTGGGTGGAGATGGTCGAGCGCAGTAGAGTAAACTACCCAAAGAATCCAAATTTCAGGAGAACGTCAAGCTTCCACGACAACAACCAACATTTGCCTCCATCACGACCCTTCAGAGAGAGAAGTATGACCCAAGTGACTCCTCGACAGCTTCCAGATGGGAGTTGTAGAAACAGAACGTGGGAGCATACACTACCTGAACTTGAGGTCTGGTCCTGCCCCAATCCCAAAATAACTGATAGGTCAGTTGACCAAAGGAGGCGGCCATGGGTAGACACAGTCTCTTCCCAGTCAAACTGTAAAGGTAATACCTTAGTGGTTCCCAATTCAGCTCCAGTGACACCCACAAAAGAACCCTTGGTGGATCGTCACAGGATCGCTCGGAGCCCGTCCTCCCCTATGGACAGAGCAGAAAGAGCAGAACAAAACTGGAACAAAAGAGGACCCTCCCCTATTCAGAGGAACATCTTAGCCAGGAAGCTAAAAGAAGCGAATTCGTCTTCCTGTCAAAGGCAACGCAGTTCCACATTTTCTACCTCAGAGCAGCGCAGGGGGCGCTGTCGTAGTCTTCCTCTCTCTGCAGACTTCAGCAACTCCCCTTATATACTTACTGAGTCAGAACAGCGAATGATGGACATTTCTGGATACTTGGGTGAAGAAGATGGAGTAGAAATTCTGAATGttcataaacttacataa